TCGCGTTCGACTCGTAGGAGGGGAAACCGGCGGACGACCGCGACGCGCGGCCGGTTATCAGCCGCGTGAATCGGCGTGTAAGCCTTTTTAGCCGCGATGCGGTCGAGACGCGTATGGAACTCTCTCGGCGCGGCATCTTGGGCGGGGTCGGGGCCGCGGTGGCGGTCGGTGTCGTCGGCTTCGCCGGCGCCGCCTCGGTGACGGACGACGACGCGGCGGCCGGCGGGACCGGCCCCGACAACCCGGTGAGCGGCGACGCGAGCGTCGGCGCGGGCGACGACGGCGAACAGGGCGGTTCGGTCCCGGTCGACCCCGACGCCCCGTTCGAGGCGCGGCTGCTCCGCGACGGCGAGGACGACCGGCGGCTCTTCGGCGCCGGCGATCTGGCCCGCGTTCAGGGCGTGATCACGGAAGACGACGAACACCTCGTGTACGTCTCGCTCGGCGAGGCGGGCGTCGAGGGGCTCCGGACGGGGTTGGAAGACGCGGGCGCGACCGACGAGCCGGAGCGGTTCGTGGTGTCGATGACGCTCGACGGCACCGAGGTCAGGCGGGTCGAACTGGACGAGGCGACCGTGTCGGCGCTGACCGACGAGGAGTGGGGCGGGGTCGTGACGCTCCCGTTCGGCGAGCAGACGGTCGCGCAGTCGGTGTACGACTCGCTGGCCGACGAGTGACCGTATGTAACCTATAGCCGTCGTTCTTAACCCATAGCCGTCGCGATTGTTTCCGAACGGGCGCGTTGTGGGCCTCCGAGGACAGCGGTTATGACGGCGGCGCTCGTAGAGGTTATATGAGCGACGCCGAGGGCGCGTCCGCCGGCGATGTCGGCGGGCGGCCCTGCCCACTGTGCGAGACGCCGATGTATCACCGCCACTGTAAGTACGTGTGCCCCGAACACGGCGTCGTGTACGACTGCAGTGACACGTTTTACTGATGGTCGAGAGCCCGCCGGTTGGATACCAAACTATGTTGTGCGAACTGTTATGTTCTTGGGGTTCGACTCGTATGTTATGATCGGCGACCCGCTCTCGATCCTCCCTACCGACTGCCAGAGGCCAGCATGGTAGAGAAGACGCAGGTTGCCAGAGGAAAGCGGATCCAGCGCCAGACGGGGAAGACGTTCCACGTTGCGACCCGACTGCTCCCGGAGCGGATCCGGCACCCGACGTACGTGCTGTACGGGTTCTTCCGGATCGCGGACGAGGTCGTCGACGCCGAAGACACCGCGCCGCCGGACGAGCAGCGCGCGGAACTCGACCGGCTCCGACGGGCCGCGCTCGGCGAGACGACGACCGACGACCCGGTGTTGGAGGCGTTCGCCGCGGTCTGCGAGGAACACGGCATCCCCGACGAGGACGTGAACGCGTTCGTCGACGCGATGGCGTCCGACATCGACACCGACCGGTACGAGACGTACGACGAGTTGGAGACGTACATGGACGGCTCCGCGGCCGCCGTCGGTCGGATGATGACGGCGATCATGGAGCTCGACGACGAGGCCGAGGCGAAGGCGCTCCCCCACGCGACGAAACTCGGCGAGGCGTTCCAGATGACGAACTTCATCCGAGACGTCCGCGAGGACGTGGTCGAGCGCGATCGGGTGTACCTCCCGCTCGAGACGCTCCGGCGGCACGGCGTGAGCGAGCGCCAGATCCTGGAGCTGGAGTTCGACGACGACGTGGCGGCCGCGATACGCGAGGAGCTGACCCGGACCGAGAAGCTGTACGAGGAGGGCGTCGCCGGGATCAAGTACCTCCCGGAGGGCTGCCAACTCGCCGTGTTGCTCTCGGCGGTGCTGTACGCGGACCACCACCGACTGGTCCGAGACCTGGGGTTCGACACGGTGTCGACGACGCCGGAGCTCTCCTTCCTCCGGAAGATGTCGCTGCTCGTCCGGACCCGCTGGAAGTGGCAGTGGAACCAGGATCCGGAAGCCGTGTTCCACGAGATGTGCGGCGACTTCGGGGGAACCCACGACCCGCGTGAACACGGGCCACACGGGCCGGGAGCCGCCCAGTCGGACTGAGAGCCGTGAACAGGTCTCGGTTCGTCGGCCTCGCGTTCGCCGCGTTCGGGCTGGTCTTCCTGTCGTTCATCGTCCGCGGCACGACGCGACTCGTCGCGCCGTACGAGGTCGCCGTGATGCTCTCGGCGCCGATCCTCTTCGTCGCCGCCGCGCTGTTGGTCGGGTTGGTGGCGCTCGCGGCGCTCGACGTGACGGGGATTCGCCCGATGGAGTAGTCGCCCTCGGGCGGCCGGAGCGACCGAGTGAGAGTCGGAACGCCCTTTTGACCGCGGCTCCCAGTGGCCGCATGGACGTACGAACCGTCGCCGACCTCTCCCCGGCCGAGCGCCGCGCGTTCTTCGACCGCGACGCGGGCGTGGGAGCGGTCCGCGACGACGTGAGCGAAATCGTCGGCCGGGTACGCGAAGAGGGAGACGTGGCGCTGCGAGAGTTCTCCGAGGAGTTCGACGGCGTCACGGTCGGCAACATCGACGTTACGGACGACGCGGAGCGCGCACACGCCGATCTCGACGACGCGGACGACCCGGTGTTCGACGCGATCCGCGAGGCGGCCGCGAACATCCGAGCCTTCCACGAGCGGCAGCGCCCCGACGACTGGCGAGAGACGTTCGGCGACCGCGAACTCGGGCGCCGGTTCCGCCCGCTCGACCGGGCCGGCGCGTACGTGCCCGGCGGCTCGGCGGCGTACCCCTCCAGCGCGCTGATGGGCGTGATCCCCGCGACCGTGGCGGGCGTCGGCCACGTCTCGGTCGCGACGCCGCCGGCCGAGGACCTGAACCCGGTCACGCTCGCGGCGATCCACGAGGCCGGCGCCGACGCCGTGTATCAGGTCGGGGGCGCACAGGCGATCGCCGCGCTCGCGTACGGGACGGAGACCGTGACGAACGCCCAGAAGGTGGTCGGCCCCGGCAACAAGTGGGTCACCGCCGCGAAGGCGGTCGTGCAGGGCGACGTGGAGATCGACTTCCTCGCCGGCCCAAGCGAAGTGCTCGTCCTCGCCGACGAGACGGCGGACCCCGACCTCGTCGCGGCCGACCTCGTCGCGCAGGCGGAACACGACCCGAACGCCTCCGTGGTCGCCGTCACGGACGACGAGACCCTTGCCGACGCAGTTTCGGAGGCCGTCGAGGCGCAGGCCGCCGGACGCGAGCGCGAGGAGACGATCCGGGCCGCCCTCGACAACGACGCCTCGGGGGTCCTCCACGCCAGATCGATGCCGGAGGCCGTGTTATTCGCCGAGGAGTACGCGGCCGAACACCTCTCTATCGTCGCCGCCGACGGCGAGGCGCTCTTGAGTCGGATCACGAACGCCGGCTCGGTGTTCCTCGGCCCGTACTCGCCGGTCGCCGCCGGCGACTACGCGACCGGGACGAACCACGTGTTGCCGACCAACGGCGGCGCGAAACGCTACGGCGGGCTCTCCGTCGACACCTTCCTCCGGTCGTCGACGGTCCAGCGGCTTGACCGCGACGCGCTCGACGACCTCTCGGAGACCGTCACGACCCTCGCCGAGGCCGAGGGGTTAGAGGCCCACGCCGAGAGCGTCAGGCGGCGGTTCGAGTAGCCGTTCGTATCCCCGTCCGGCCTCAATAGGAGGTATATACTTTATTGAGAAAACATATTACCTTGGAAACACCAATACCGGTACGCTGCGGTCTGGACGGGTATCGACCGCCGTATTGGGCTCATAGCAGCCTTCTTGCTCACAACCACGCCTGTTTGGGCCGTAATGGTGGACAACACCGACGGACGGCAGGAATCGAACTCGCGACGGAAGTTCCTCATCGCCGGCGGCGCGGCCGCCCTCACCGGGCTCGCCGGCTGTTCCGGCGGGTCGAACTCGGGGGGCGACGGGTCGGACGGCTCCGACGGGAGCGACGGCACCGGTTCGAGCACCAGCGGGAGCGACGGCAGCAGCGGCGAGTCCGGCGACCCGATGTTAGCCGAAAACAGCGAGTTCGACCCCGCGGAACCGACGTGGGAGGGGAACAACTACCTGTCGTCGGCGCTGGTCGACGCTGGCTACCAGCGCGGGTCGACGACCGACCTGGAGAATATGCGGAACCGGGAGGTCGAGGAGGTCCCCCACGGTCAGCCGGTCCAGGAGACCCCCAGCGACGAGAGCGAGCTGTTGGATCCCGACACGCTGGTGTTCACCGAGAGCCCGAGCGAGGACGTCCAAGGGCGGTTCGAAGAGGACTTCGAGGTGGTCTTCGACCGGATCGAGGAGGAGACCGGAAAGCCGGTCGAGTTCAGTAAGGTCGACAGTTACGCGGCGTCCGTCGAGGCGATGCGCTCGGAGCGCGCCCACATCGCGAACTTCTCGACCGGGACGACCGCGTTCGCGGTCAACCTCGGCGGCGCGGTGCCGTTCGCGGTCGGGCTTACCCCGGAAGAAGAGTTCGGATACCGGCTGTTCGCGACCACCCGCGCCGACGCGGACGACATCCAGAGCGTCGACGACTTCGCCCGCGAGGAGGTGAAGGTCGGCCACTCCGAGCCCGCCTCGAACTCCGGGCACCAAGCCCCCTCGGCGCTCTTCGACCAGTACTTCGACGTGACGGCCGAAGAGGACTACAAGGTCAACTTCTCGGGCGGTCACGGCAACACCACCCGCGGCATCGCGGCCGGCGACTACGACGCCGGGCCAATCTGTTCGACGTGTATGGTCGACACGGTTGAGGCCCAGAGCGACCTCAGCTTCGACGACTTCAAAGTGGTGTGGGCGTCGGCGCCGTTCCCGAGCGGCCCCGTCGCGTACCGCTACAACCTCAAGCCGGAGATTCAAGAGGGGATCGAGCGAGCGTATCTCGAATCCGACTTCTCGGGGACGGCCTACGAGAAGCGGACGGGGTACAACAAGTTCGTCCCGATCGACTACAAGACGGTCTGGAAGGACATCATGATCATCCAGCGGTACAACGGCGTCGAGTACGAACGGAGCGCGCTCGGATCGTAAATGCTTCGAGTCACCGACCTCCGGAAGACGTACTCGACCGGCGACGAGGCGCTACAGGGCGTCACGATGTCGGTCGAGGGCAGCGAGACCGTCGCGATGATCGGCCCGAGCGGAGCCGGGAAGTCGACGTTTATCCGGTGTGTCAACCGGCTAACCGAGCCGAGCGGCGGCCAGGTCCACCTCGACGACGCGGAGTTGACCGGGCTCGGTGACGACGCGCTGCGGTCGGCCCGTCGCGACATCGGCATGATCTTCCAGGAGTACAACTTGGTCGAGCGGCTGACCGTGATGGAGAACGTTCTCACGGGGCGGCTGGGGTACGTCTCCGCGTGGCAGGCGTTCCGGCGGTCGTTTCCCCCCGATGACGTCGAGCGGGCGTACCGCATCCTCGACCGGGTCGGGCTGGGCGACATGGAGAACAAACGCGTCGACGAGCTTTCCGGCGGCCAGCGCCAGCGCGTCGGCATCGCGCGGGCGGTGATACAGCAGCCGAAGATCCTGCTGGTCGACGAGCCGACGTCGAGTCTGGACCCAGAGACCTCGGACACGGTGATGCGGCTGTTGACAGACATCGCCGCCGAACGGGAAGTGCCGGTGTTGATCAACATCCACGAGGTCGACCTCGCGATGGAGCACGCCGA
This genomic window from Halorubrum sp. PV6 contains:
- the hisD gene encoding histidinol dehydrogenase — encoded protein: MDVRTVADLSPAERRAFFDRDAGVGAVRDDVSEIVGRVREEGDVALREFSEEFDGVTVGNIDVTDDAERAHADLDDADDPVFDAIREAAANIRAFHERQRPDDWRETFGDRELGRRFRPLDRAGAYVPGGSAAYPSSALMGVIPATVAGVGHVSVATPPAEDLNPVTLAAIHEAGADAVYQVGGAQAIAALAYGTETVTNAQKVVGPGNKWVTAAKAVVQGDVEIDFLAGPSEVLVLADETADPDLVAADLVAQAEHDPNASVVAVTDDETLADAVSEAVEAQAAGREREETIRAALDNDASGVLHARSMPEAVLFAEEYAAEHLSIVAADGEALLSRITNAGSVFLGPYSPVAAGDYATGTNHVLPTNGGAKRYGGLSVDTFLRSSTVQRLDRDALDDLSETVTTLAEAEGLEAHAESVRRRFE
- the phnC gene encoding phosphonate ABC transporter ATP-binding protein, coding for MLRVTDLRKTYSTGDEALQGVTMSVEGSETVAMIGPSGAGKSTFIRCVNRLTEPSGGQVHLDDAELTGLGDDALRSARRDIGMIFQEYNLVERLTVMENVLTGRLGYVSAWQAFRRSFPPDDVERAYRILDRVGLGDMENKRVDELSGGQRQRVGIARAVIQQPKILLVDEPTSSLDPETSDTVMRLLTDIAAEREVPVLINIHEVDLAMEHADRIVGLHDGELVFEGSPSELDQQGLDQVYRGAAIPENADKQGSKPDSGGDALSDVDRPLAGET
- a CDS encoding HVO_2523 family zinc finger protein, which encodes MSDAEGASAGDVGGRPCPLCETPMYHRHCKYVCPEHGVVYDCSDTFY
- the phnD gene encoding phosphate/phosphite/phosphonate ABC transporter substrate-binding protein → MVDNTDGRQESNSRRKFLIAGGAAALTGLAGCSGGSNSGGDGSDGSDGSDGTGSSTSGSDGSSGESGDPMLAENSEFDPAEPTWEGNNYLSSALVDAGYQRGSTTDLENMRNREVEEVPHGQPVQETPSDESELLDPDTLVFTESPSEDVQGRFEEDFEVVFDRIEEETGKPVEFSKVDSYAASVEAMRSERAHIANFSTGTTAFAVNLGGAVPFAVGLTPEEEFGYRLFATTRADADDIQSVDDFAREEVKVGHSEPASNSGHQAPSALFDQYFDVTAEEDYKVNFSGGHGNTTRGIAAGDYDAGPICSTCMVDTVEAQSDLSFDDFKVVWASAPFPSGPVAYRYNLKPEIQEGIERAYLESDFSGTAYEKRTGYNKFVPIDYKTVWKDIMIIQRYNGVEYERSALGS
- a CDS encoding phytoene/squalene synthase family protein; this translates as MVEKTQVARGKRIQRQTGKTFHVATRLLPERIRHPTYVLYGFFRIADEVVDAEDTAPPDEQRAELDRLRRAALGETTTDDPVLEAFAAVCEEHGIPDEDVNAFVDAMASDIDTDRYETYDELETYMDGSAAAVGRMMTAIMELDDEAEAKALPHATKLGEAFQMTNFIRDVREDVVERDRVYLPLETLRRHGVSERQILELEFDDDVAAAIREELTRTEKLYEEGVAGIKYLPEGCQLAVLLSAVLYADHHRLVRDLGFDTVSTTPELSFLRKMSLLVRTRWKWQWNQDPEAVFHEMCGDFGGTHDPREHGPHGPGAAQSD